From a single Lineus longissimus chromosome 16, tnLinLong1.2, whole genome shotgun sequence genomic region:
- the LOC135500181 gene encoding histone-lysine N-methyltransferase PRDM9-like — translation MDIEVPPLEEIDVDQYFSKEELATIGDYEKLRYKNMVRNYLTMMYFGLPVSKPEFMSGPRRKVRVMMPVDSDSEEEDWTPSLARKKEKEKLPPAPFKFVPPKKPIFVKKKVKEVDKTTAENTSKPKGAKKSAKECPATVSRPPAELALKNMIMRAAAPPQEEPTRKKRKVAAATGPARYPKRSLERKNYRELEVPDEDIFLFCEDCQKEYPGDCPVHGPLTIIKDKEVPPTKSKRPDPNHARHTTPDGLVVEESKIPGAGLGVISNMAFPEGVRFGPYKGEMVYNMDVAQDSGYSWQIYKDTKPHHYVDARDPAKSNWLRYTNCARNEGEQNLLAFQYKGEIYYKTIQIVYPGQELLVFYGEGYAKELGIEATKEVRLRTHEKAFTMSDTGAPEYRCPFCILSIPYKIPNALMTHVAKKHLEADPTEVKDLMKELYAKNAHYQRARVAELREAADISDKDVGSAMFTGGLKAADAGMDADAFEKYGERIGDRFRCKLCGKECSHIGHLKTHIRIHTGENPFKCQQCGKGFTQSGDLQGHVLIHTGEKPFKCQHCGKGFTQSGILQRHVLIHTGEKPFKCQHCGKGFTQSSSLQRHVLIHTGEKPFKCQHCGKGFTRSSSLQGHVLIHTGEKPFKCEHCGKGFNDSSNLQKHILIHTGEKPFKCENCGKEFTWSGDLQKHVLIHTGEKPFKCQHCGKGFTRSGGLQRHVLIHTGEKPFECQHCDKQFTLSCARSRHMKTHRTVEQTVNEQ, via the exons ATGGATATTGAGGTCCCACCCCTGGAGGAGATTGATGTGGACCAGTATTTCAGTAAGGAAGAACTGGCCACAATTGGAGATTATGAGAAGCTCCGTTACAAGAACATGGTCAGGAATTACCTCACAATGATGTATTTTG GTCTACCTGTTTCCAAACCTGAGTTCATGAGTGGTCCACGAAGGAAGGTGAGAGTTATGATGCCAGTGGACAGTGACAGTGAGGAAGAGGATTGGACTCCTTCTTTGGccaggaaaaaagaaaaagaaaaat TGCCACCAGCTCCATTCAAGTTTGTGCCACCAAAGAAACCAATATTTGTAAAGAAAAAAGTGAAAGAAGTGGAC AAAACCACAGCTGAGAACACAAGCAAACCCAAAGGAGCAAAGAAATCTGCCAAGGAATGTCCTGCTACCGTTTCACGTCCCCCAGCAGAATTGGCCTTGAAAAACATGATCATGAGGGCAGCAG CTCCTCCCCAAGAAGAACCAACCAGAAAGAAGCGTAAGGTTGCTGCAGCCACTGGACCAGCTCGTTACCCCAAGAGGAGTCTGGAGAGAAAGAACTACAGAGAACTGGAGGTTCCAGACGAGGACATTTTCTTAT TTTGTGAAGATTGTCAGAAGGAATATCCTGGAGATTGTCCAGTTCATGGTCCGTTGACAATCATCAAGGATAAGGAG GTTCCTCCAACAAAGTCAAAGAGACCTGACCCAAACCATGCAAGACATACCACCCCTGATGGCCTGGTGGTTGAGGAGTCTAAGATCCCAGGTGCTGGACTCGGTGTGATATCAAACATGGCCTTCCCTGAGGGTGTTCGCTTCGGACCTTACAAAGGCGAAATGGTCTACAATATGGATGTGGCACAGGATTCGGGATATTCATGGCAG ATCTATAAGGATACTAAACCCCATCACTATGTTGATGCAAGAGACCCAGCTAAGTCAAATTGGCTGCGCTACACCAACTGTGCAAG AAATGAAGGAGAACAGAACTTGTTGGCATTTCAATATAAAGGCGAGATCTACTATAAGACTATACAGATTGTCTACCCAGGACAG GAGTTGTTGGTGTTTTATGGTGAAGGTTATGCCAAAGAACTGGGTATAGAAGCTACAAAGGAGGTTAGATTGAGGACACATGAAAAGGCATTCACTATGTCTGACACAG GAGCCCCAGAATACAGATGTCCATTCTGTATCTTGAGCATACCCTACAAGATACCAAACGCGTTGATGACCCACGTGGCCAAAAAACATTTGGAGGCAGACCCGACAGAGGTCAAGGATCTCATGAAAGAACTTTATGCAAAAAATGCACATTATCAGCGTGCTCGAGTAGCTGAGTTACGAGAGGCTGCGGACATAAGTGACAAGGATGTTGGCTCTGCAATGTTTACAGGTGGTTTAAAAGCTGCTGATGCTGGTATGGATGCCGACGCATTTGAGAAATATGGTGAGAGAATAGGTGATAGGTTCAGATGTAAATTATGTGGCAAGGAGTGTAGTCATATTGGTCATCTCAAAACTCATATTCGAATTCACACTGGTGAGAATCCATTCAAATGTCAACAGTGTGGGAAAGGATTTACTCAGAGTGGTGATCTGCAAGGACATGTTCTTATTCACACAGGtgagaaaccattcaaatgtcaacattgtGGGAAAGGATTTACTCAAAGTGGTATTCTGCAAAGACATGTTCTTATTCACACAGGtgagaaaccattcaaatgtcaacattgtGGGAAAGGATTTACTCAGAGTAGTAGTCTGCAAAGACATGTTCTTATTCACACAGGtgagaaaccattcaaatgtcaacattgtGGGAAAGGATTTACTCGGAGTAGTAGTCTGCAAGGACATGTTCTTATTCACACAGGtgagaaaccattcaaatgtgaACATTGTGGGAAAGGATTTAATGACAGTAGCAATCTACAAAAGCATATTCTAATTCACACAGGtgagaaaccattcaaatgtgaaaactgtggaaaagAATTTACTTGGAGTGGTGATCTGCAAAAACATGTTCTTATTCACACAGGtgagaaaccattcaaatgtcaacattgtGGGAAAGGATTTACTCGGAGTGGTGGTCTGCAAAGACATGTTCTTATTCACACAGGTGAGAAACCATTCGAATGTCAACATTGTGACAAACAATTCACTCTCAGCTGTGCGAGGAGTAGGCACATGAAGACACATCGCACCGTGGAGCAAACTGTGAATGAACAGTAA
- the LOC135500443 gene encoding uncharacterized protein LOC135500443 — protein sequence MANQPVCDRWYIVTAAVFISVCSFVGVVSNCPTESDAKRCLGDVGMSLNDLRMRRLFGSNNSSVIEPICSSANIPGAMECMKVAIRYCRQEVESPHLRLIHLEGYKKAMIYTCHNIDIYREKVEPCILDPRSGIERVKCWKTQAKQAKAHLELNKATSDSRAILCTDHRLIEYCTDVAYRKACGGQSADYLRHVAILTEPSSCDRATDRGYCPPPLPPHPLIEGKTTTKRTPSEEDDKTVYGGSSEAKMDGIRMFIIILFLLLSLL from the exons ATGGCCAACCAACCCGTATGCGATCGATGGTATATCGTCACTGCCGCAGTTTTTATATCAG TTTGTAGTTTCGTGGGCGTGGTCTCCAACTGCCCGACCGAGTCGGACGCCAAAAGATGCCTGGGTGACGTCGGCATGAGCCTTAATGACCTTCGGATGAGGCGTCTATTTGGCAGCAACAATTCCTCAGTAATAGAACCTATTTGCAG CTCGGCCAACATTCCCGGTGCCATGGAGTGCATGAAGGTGGCGATCCGTTACTGCCGTCAAGAAGTGGAGTCACCGCATCTCAGACTCATTCACCTAGAGGGATATAAAAAGGCCATGATTTACACCTGTCACAATATAGACA TTTACAGGGAGAAAGTCGAGCCTTGTATTCTCGACCCCAGGAGTGGAATAGAGAGAGTGAAGTGTTGGAAGACGCAAGCGAAACAAGCCAAGGCCCACCTAGAACTCAACAAGGCCACGTCGGACTCCAGGGCCATACTTTGCAC GGACCACCGGCTGATTGAGTACTGCACCGACGTCGCCTACAGAAAAGCCTGCGGGGGACAATCAGCCGACTATCTGCGCCACGTCGCTATCTTGACCGAGCCAAGCAGCTGCGACCGCGCGACTGACCGCGGCTACTGTCCTCCCCCACTGCCCCCACACCCGCTGATCGAAGGAAAGACAACCACGAAGAGGACACCATCCGAGGAGGACGACAAGACGGTTTATGGAGGCAGCTCAGAGGCAAAGATGGACGGGATACGGATGTTTATTATCATactatttttgttgttgtctcTACTGTGA